Within the Hypericibacter adhaerens genome, the region GCCCGAAAGCCAGCGCAAGCGCGCTTGGCGGCGCCGGCAGGAGCCCGAGGCGATCAAAGCCTGGCGCGAACGCATGGCCAGCGACAGCGGCCAGATGATCTATCGCCGTCGCTCCCGGATCGAGACGGTGAACGCCATTCTCAAAGGCCGGGGCCTGGACGTGATACGGGTGCGGTCAATGGCCAAGGTTACCTGCATCGTGCTGCTACAGGTGCTCGCCCATAACCTCTGGTGCGCTCACCGCTTGCGCACCGCTACACCGTGAAAGAGGACCGTTCGAGCAGACCGGCGGATCACCGCCTATCCGGCTGAGCCCACGCTTTAAACCACGCCACGCGGAGCTCCTCCTCGCCCGCGGCGATTCCCTCACACTCTCGAAAGCGGGGATCCACGTCAAATCTTGACGACCTGAATCAGGATGGATCCCCGCTTTCGCGGGGATGGCGACAGGAGCCGTAGAGCGCGAGGGAGCCGGAGACGGCGGGAACCCGCGCTCACAGCATGTATTGCCCGCCATTGACGGTGAGCTGCGAGCCGGTGATGAAGCCGGCCTCGTCGGCGGCGAGGAAGAGGACGCAGCGCGCGATCTCCTCGGGCTCGCCCAGGCGGCCCACGGGGATCTTGGCGACGATCTTCTGCAGCACGGGCTCAGGCACCGCGCGCACCATGTCGGTGTTGATGTAGCCGGGGCAGATGGTGTTGACGGTGATGCCCTTGGCCGCGGCCTCGAGCGCCAGCGCCTTGGTGAAGCCGTGCATCGCGGCCTTGGCCGCCGCGTAGTTCGACTGGCCGAACTGGCCCGACTGGCCATTGATCGAGCCGATATTGACGATGCGCCCGAAGCTCCTCCCGCGCATGGATTCGATCACCAGGCGCGAGAGATTGAAGCAGCTCGTGATGTTGGTGCGGATCACCTCGTCCCACTGCTGCGGCGTCATCTTGTGCAGCGTGGTGTCGCGCGTGATGCCGGCATTGTTGATCAGGATCTCGATCGGGCCGTGCTCGGCCGTGATCTTCTGGATCGCCGCCTCGCAGGCGGCGAAATCGCCGACATCGAACTTGACCGCCGGCACGCCGGTCTCGGCGGTGAACTCCTTGGCCGCGGCATCATTGCCCGAATAGTTGGCGACGACGCGGTAATGCGCCTTTCGCAGCGCCACGGAAATGGCGCGGCCGATGCCACGCGTTCCGCCGGTGACGAGCGCCAGCCTGCTCATGATCTCCTGCTCCCTGTCCCTGTCGGCCCGTTCTCCAGGCTCTCGACATGCCTGACCCGATGATGGCCTTGCGGCGCCGCCCGCGCGCCCGAAACGTCAGCGCCGCCTGCCACCATGCACGAGATTCGATCGATCCTCAGCGTTCCACGCACATGGCGATGCCCATGCCGCCGCCGATGCAGAGCGTGGCGAGGCCCTTCCTGGCGTTGCGCTTCTGCATCTCGTGCAGCAGCGTCACCAGCACGCGCGCGCCCGAGGCGCCGATCGGATGGCCCAGCGCGATGGCGCCGCCATTGACATTGACCTTGGCCGGATCCCAGCCGAGCTCCTTATTGACCGCGCAGGCCTGCGCGGCGAAGGCCTCGTTGGCCTCGACCAGATCGAGATCGCCGATCTTCCAGTTGGCCTTGGCGAGCGCGGCGCGGCTCGCCGGAATGGGGCCCGAGCCCATGATCGCGGGATCGACGCCGGCCGTGGCCCAGGAGGCGATGCGCGCGAGCGGCATCAGGCCGCGGCGCTTGGCCTCCTCGGCCGTCATCAGCACGACCGCGGCGGCACCGTCATTGATGCCCGAGGCATTGCCGGCCGTGACCGTGCCGTTCTCCTTGAGGAAGGCGGGCCGGAGCTTGGCCAGCGTCTCGACCGTGGTACCGGCGCGCGGATACTCGTCCTTGTCGACGGTGATGTCGCCCTTGCGGTCCTTGATCGTGACCGGCACGATCTCGTCCTTGAACTTGCCGGACTCCTGGGCCGCCACCGCCTTCTGTTGCGAGCCCGCGGCGAACTCGTCCTGCTGGGCGCGCGTGATCTGCCATTTCTGCGCGACGTTCTCGGCGGTGTTGCCCATGTGGTAGCCGTTGAAGGCGTCCCACAGCCCGTCCTTGATCATGGTGTCGACCATCTCGGCATTGCCCATCTTAACGCCGCCGCGCAGATGCATGCAGTGCGGCGCCTGGCTCATGCTCTCCTGGCCGCCCGCCACCACGATCTTGTTGTCGCCGCCGCGGATCGCCTGGAAGCCCAGCGCCACCGCGCGCAGGCCCGAGCCGCAAAGCTGGTTGATGCCATAGGCGGTCTTGTCATAGGGGATGCCGGCGCCGACCGCGGCCTGGCGCGCGGGATTCTGTCCCTCGCCGGCGGCGAGGATCTGGCCCAGCACCACCTCGTCCACCTCGCCGGGCTCGACCTTGGCGCGGGAGAGCGCCGCCTTGATCGCGACCTCGCCCAGCTTGTGCGCGGGCAGGCTGGAGAGCGAGCCGTTGAAGGATCCGACGGGCGTGCGCGCGGCGCTGACGATGACGATCTCGGACATGGGATGGGGGCTCCTTGCTGTTCTCGCGGGATGACGGACACCCGCGATGAAAGGGGGAAAGGCAATCCCAGAGGCCGAGCGGCCGGTTCCGGATGCCTCGTCGCTGCGACCTTAACCGGCAGGGGCCGGGGGCCGCAAGCCGAGGCCCCTGTCGCTGCCCCGGCCCTTATG harbors:
- a CDS encoding acetyl-CoA C-acetyltransferase; protein product: MSEIVIVSAARTPVGSFNGSLSSLPAHKLGEVAIKAALSRAKVEPGEVDEVVLGQILAAGEGQNPARQAAVGAGIPYDKTAYGINQLCGSGLRAVALGFQAIRGGDNKIVVAGGQESMSQAPHCMHLRGGVKMGNAEMVDTMIKDGLWDAFNGYHMGNTAENVAQKWQITRAQQDEFAAGSQQKAVAAQESGKFKDEIVPVTIKDRKGDITVDKDEYPRAGTTVETLAKLRPAFLKENGTVTAGNASGINDGAAAVVLMTAEEAKRRGLMPLARIASWATAGVDPAIMGSGPIPASRAALAKANWKIGDLDLVEANEAFAAQACAVNKELGWDPAKVNVNGGAIALGHPIGASGARVLVTLLHEMQKRNARKGLATLCIGGGMGIAMCVER
- the phbB gene encoding acetoacetyl-CoA reductase; protein product: MSRLALVTGGTRGIGRAISVALRKAHYRVVANYSGNDAAAKEFTAETGVPAVKFDVGDFAACEAAIQKITAEHGPIEILINNAGITRDTTLHKMTPQQWDEVIRTNITSCFNLSRLVIESMRGRSFGRIVNIGSINGQSGQFGQSNYAAAKAAMHGFTKALALEAAAKGITVNTICPGYINTDMVRAVPEPVLQKIVAKIPVGRLGEPEEIARCVLFLAADEAGFITGSQLTVNGGQYML